A region from the Cannabis sativa cultivar Pink pepper isolate KNU-18-1 chromosome 9, ASM2916894v1, whole genome shotgun sequence genome encodes:
- the LOC133031545 gene encoding uncharacterized protein LOC133031545, translating into MPPNIRKHEFGYEKRNKKKKIEELTQSQKGALDKFIIKEPLVSLKNHNYDIVDVEILENVVPNENVSIENQNESVDMESRGDVSIENVNVENNSDESFKNDNMENQNHNTTNSDDDHLNNSLKNMKRWLINSLQKVCEE; encoded by the coding sequence atgccTCCCAATATTAGAAAACATGAGTTTGGGTATGAAAAAcgtaacaaaaagaaaaaaattgaggaGTTAACTCAATCTCAAAAAGGAGCTCttgataaatttattataaaagaaCCATTAGtttctttaaaaaatcataattatgaCATTGTTGATGTTGAAATTCTTGAAAATGTGGTTCCTAATGAAAATGTTagtattgagaatcaaaatgaaAGTGTTGATATGGAAAGTAGAGGTGATGTGTCTATTGAAAATGTTAATGTGGAAAATAATAGTGATGAGTcatttaaaaatgataatatGGAAAATCAAAATCATAATACTACAAATAGTGATGATGATCATTTGAATAATTCActtaaaaatatgaagagaTGGTTGATCAATTCGCTTCAAAAAGTGTGCGAAGAATGA